The Pirellulales bacterium genomic interval ATTCAAGGCCACGCAGGATTTCGAACTCGGACCGACGCTCGGGGCAATGGGAATGCCGGCGGCATTCTCCGCCAAAACCGCCGATTTCTCGGGCATGGATGGCAAGCGCGATCTGTTCATTTCGTCGGTGATCCACAAGGCCTTTGTCGATGTCGACGAAAAGGGGACCGAGGCGGCTGCCGCGACCGGCATCGTAATGCATGCCGGAGCCATCCTCCGTCGGCAACCGCCGGAAGAATTCAAAGCCGATCATCCGTTCATCTTCCTGCTCCGCGACACGCGCAGCGGCGTGATCCTGTTCCTCGGCCGCTATTTGGGCCCGATCTGAAGCAACCAGGCTCACGCGGAGTCGCGGAGGATGCGGAGACGAAAGAAGAAGAACTCTTTTCCTCCCGTTCTGCGCGCGAAATGCATCGTCGAATTGCCGCTTGACCGGTCCATACCGCTCAGCTAAAGTTCAAACAGTGGCGGTTTGATAATTCCGCCGCGAACTTGCTCGAAATAACCGTCGCTTTGCATGAATAAGAACCTGTCCAGCCTGTTGCCCTTGTTGCTTTTGGCCCTATCGGGGCCCAGGCCTTAGGGTTCATTCGTACGACGTTCGATGAATACGAAACCCCGAGGTCTGGCAACGCCAGGCCGCGGGGTTTTTTTGTTTCTGCACCACGACCTGAAACAAACACTAGCCCGAAGCGTAAGCGAGGGACGCGCGCCGACAGACTGTTTTCCTCGCCCGCGCTTCAACTCGGTGCGCCAGCCAACCAACATCCCACTGTTGCGATTCCCATTCCCAGGAGACGATCATGTCTGACCGGCGAATCATCAAAATCTTCGACACCACGCTCCGCGACGGCGAGCAATCGCCCGGCGCAAGCATGAACCTCGCCGAAAAAATGGAGATCGCCCAGGCGCTCGTCGATTTGGGCGTCGATGTGATCGAGGCCGGCTTTCCAATCGCCTCGCCCGGCGATTTTCAGGCGGTGCACGAAATCGCGGCCAACATCCGCGGCAGCACGATCTGCGGTCTTGCCCGGTCGAACGACGCCGATATCGATCGCGCCTGGGAAGCGCTCAAGGCGGCGCCGAATCCGCGGATTCATATCTTTCTTGCGACCAGCGCCATCCATCGCGAATTCAAGCTGAAGATGGACAAGGAAGAAATTCTTCGCCGCGCCGTGGCCGCCGTCGAACGCGCGATCCACTATTGCGACGACATCGAATTCTCGCCCGAAGATGCCGCTCGCACCGAGCCCGATTTTCTCTGCCAGGTGGTCGAAGCCGCGATCGGCGCCGGCGCCACCACGGTCAACATCCCCGACACCGTCGGCTACGCCACCCCGGCACACATGGCCGGAGTGATCCGCAACCTGATCCATCGCGTGCCGAATATCGACCGTGCGACGGTGAGCATGCATTGCCACGACGATCTGGGCCTGGCCGTGGCCAACAGCCTCGCCGGCATCGAAGCCGGGGCCGGGCAGGTCGAGTGTACGATCAACGGCATCGGCGAACGTGCCGGCAATTGCTCGCTCGAAGAGGTCGTGATGGCCCTGCGCGTGCGCAACGACTATTATCACGCCGACACGCGGATCAAGAGCCAGCGGCTCGTGCCCGTGAGCCGGCTCGTCTCTTCGATCACCGGCATCCAGGTGCAGCGCAACAAGGCCATCGTCGGCCGAAATGCCTTCGCCCACGAGGCCGGCATCCATCAAGATGGCATGCTCAAGGAGCCTCGCACCTACGAAATCATGCGGCCCGAAGATGTCGGCTTTGCCAAGACCGACCTCGTGCTCGGCAAACACAGCGGCCGGGCGGCGCTCGCCGATCGAGCCAAAGCGCTCGGCTACCATCTCACCGGCGAGCAACTGCAAACCGTCTTCGAGCAGTTCAAGATTCTTGCCGACAAGAAAAAGGAAATCTACGACGGCGATATCGCGGCCCTCTGCGAACAGCAGGTAATCGACGTGCCCGAGTCGTGGCAATTCGTGTCGTACAACCTCACGACCGGCACCGGCATGAAGCCGACGGTGACGCTTCGCCTGCGCAACGGCGAGCAGGAACTTCGCGAGCAGATGATCTGCGGCGATGGGCCGGTCGATGCGATCTTTCTGGCCACGGAGAAGATCACCGGCTACGACGTCGTCTGCCACGATTTTCGCGTGCAGGCGGTGACGGTCGGCAAGGATGCGCAGGGAGAAGTGAACGTGGAAGTGGAATACAACGGCCAGATCTATCGCGGCCGCGGCGTGTCGACCGACAGCGTCGAGGCCAGTGCCAAGGCGTTCGTCAACGCGATCAACCGCATCGCCGCCCACCCCGACCCGCGGCTGCACCCCCAGCACGCACACTGAATTCAGTTTGACACGCAAACAGGATCGCTGACGGTTGTGTCACACGCAGACCAGCATTTCGTGAGCGATCCAATGACCGATTCGGCGACAGCGGATGGCGGACGGGCGATCCAGCTTTTTACGATCGGCTTTGCCGGCAAATCGGCCGAGCAGTTCTTCCAAACGCTGATCGGCGCGGGCGTGCGCAAGTTAGTCGATACGCGGCTCAACAACGTTTCGCAGTTGGCGGGCTTCACCAAGCGCAGCGATCTCGAATATTTTCTGCACGTCATCGCCGGGATTGATTACATTCACGATCTGCGACTTGCCCCGACGAAAGAGATGTTGGCCGATTTCAGATCCAAGCGGATCGATTGGTCTGAATACGAACGCCGCTTTTTGGAACTGCTGAAAGCTCGCCGCCCAGACAAGTGGCTCGCCCCGATGGCCGTCGATCGCGCATGCCTGCTGTGCAGCGAACCAACCCCAGCCCATTGCCACCGCCGCCTCGTCGCCGAATATCTGCAAGCCCGGTGGAAGAACGTCGAAATCGAGCATCTCTAGCCGAGGCCGCGGCAGCGGGCGGATTTCGAGTTGGCTATGCTGCTCGGTCGATGTCGGCAAGCTACTCGCAATCCGTCGCATTTCCGGCACCCAATGGTTGATTGCGCCGTAGCTCATCGCAACGATGTGGGGGCTCTCCGGCATCGATTGCGACGCCGAACAGGATGGAGCGAGACAAAGCCCGATTGACAGCGGAGTAAATGAAAGGCCGCGACGACGGCCATCAACACAATTCGGACGACGCGTGTGCGTCAGGTTTCTGCTTCCAGAGAAAACGACCAACCTGAGCCGAAAGGCTCTTGAGTACAGAAGCAGCCACTTGTGCCGCGCCCCGCAAGGGGCGTCGACGCCAACGAAGGTGGCACCCCGGGCGACATCCGCCTGCTGCGCACCGGCGACCAGACCGGTGCGCTCATGCTGCAGTTCCAGATCGATGAAACGGTGAGCAACGCCGCCCAATACGGCAGCGGCCTGGAATACATCGGCCCCGATATTAACGCGAGTGTCGATGGCATCTTGTATGGCGAAGCGACGTTCGTCGCGGGCGACAACACGATCGACGCCAGCGCCGGCACCGACAATGCCCAAAATCCGACGGTGAATTTCGAGCTTCTGCCCGAAAGCTTTGCGATCCCCGGCGCCGCCCTCCCCGACGTTGGCATCATCAGCACCACCTACAACGTCGGCACCCCCTCGACCGCAACCCCGGTAATCCGCGACTCGCTCGCGCTCAAGAACGCAAGTGCAACCATAGGCAACGAGGAGCTTGCGGCCGATCACAACACGATCATCCCAGCGGAGGCTATCCTGGCGAAGGCGCCGCCGGGCGTTACGATTGCATACACGATCACCGGCGGCAACAGCGCGGGCATGTTCGTGCTCACATCGAACGGTACCTTGGAGCTTACCAAGGATGCCTCGCAGGCAACTTCGCCCACCGTGTACGCCATCCAAATCCAGGCCATCGGTACCTTCGCCGATGGCACTCATACGAACACCAGTACGTGTGAGGAGG includes:
- a CDS encoding DUF488 domain-containing protein codes for the protein MTDSATADGGRAIQLFTIGFAGKSAEQFFQTLIGAGVRKLVDTRLNNVSQLAGFTKRSDLEYFLHVIAGIDYIHDLRLAPTKEMLADFRSKRIDWSEYERRFLELLKARRPDKWLAPMAVDRACLLCSEPTPAHCHRRLVAEYLQARWKNVEIEHL
- a CDS encoding 2-isopropylmalate synthase produces the protein MSDRRIIKIFDTTLRDGEQSPGASMNLAEKMEIAQALVDLGVDVIEAGFPIASPGDFQAVHEIAANIRGSTICGLARSNDADIDRAWEALKAAPNPRIHIFLATSAIHREFKLKMDKEEILRRAVAAVERAIHYCDDIEFSPEDAARTEPDFLCQVVEAAIGAGATTVNIPDTVGYATPAHMAGVIRNLIHRVPNIDRATVSMHCHDDLGLAVANSLAGIEAGAGQVECTINGIGERAGNCSLEEVVMALRVRNDYYHADTRIKSQRLVPVSRLVSSITGIQVQRNKAIVGRNAFAHEAGIHQDGMLKEPRTYEIMRPEDVGFAKTDLVLGKHSGRAALADRAKALGYHLTGEQLQTVFEQFKILADKKKEIYDGDIAALCEQQVIDVPESWQFVSYNLTTGTGMKPTVTLRLRNGEQELREQMICGDGPVDAIFLATEKITGYDVVCHDFRVQAVTVGKDAQGEVNVEVEYNGQIYRGRGVSTDSVEASAKAFVNAINRIAAHPDPRLHPQHAH